The Podospora bellae-mahoneyi strain CBS 112042 chromosome 7, whole genome shotgun sequence genome includes a window with the following:
- the SEC63 gene encoding secretory subunit (COG:U; EggNog:ENOG503NVTY), whose product MSTDYAYDEEGYLWPFFVFTLTLIITLPLTYILVKRSRDPAASFPRIRTSFKHKHTDVVDSLRKKEKRKDRKLWLIIAVAVGWVVMGYMLVLIQNTETPTQKLWNPYDILGISESATEKQIKSAYRKLSLKFHPDKIKPDASKNETMDDLNARYVEITKAHQALTDEEVRNNYIQYGNPDGKQGYSINIALPKAIVSNGNGKYVVLLYSALFGILLPYLVGSWWYGTLRRSKEGVLMESANRLFREYKDNIDEGGVIGALSTGQEYDELFRGDKADSGLSKVESRILAEGELSPLAGGLSVKDKEKLEDLESGPQRKALALLWAYLGRVELDDPILEKAKFAVAPIAEALNKSFTAISLAYMNTAPLLSSYYASQLLIQALPPKSSPLLQLPHFTPATVKAVDGDSKVHTNVQDFMDRPDAKRRSLVVGKGLLTDEQYREAVSVAKQLPFFRVAKAYFKVTGEKFILPSSLVTLVVKGRFVPPGSENVPEIEPLDLEDIDPAEDDLDAILGRKAKKQIGKDEKGKPIYEETPDEPISAPLAASPYFARDHSPRWHVFLTDSKQGRVAVPPFTFAQFDKPIFEADGKTPTFAMQTLKAQFQAPPQAGHYTFVMHVVCDSYVGFDTKMEVTLIVEEASKAAEMEQVVEDEISEPEEDSLAGIMHAAKGGAPPKPKKKVVKESDEEDSDEESGTDEESDDTSDTNTDTEEEDN is encoded by the exons ATGAGCACCGACTACGCCTACGACGAGGAGGGCTACCTCTGGCCCTTCTTCGTCTTTACCCTTAcgctcatcatcaccctcccacTTACATACATCCTCGTCAAGAGGTCGCGAGACCCCGCCGCCTCGTTCCCGCGCATTCGGACAAGCTTCAAACATAAACACACCGATGTTGTCGACTCATTAcgcaagaaggagaagcgcAAGGACCGCAAGCTATGGCTCATCATCGCCGTGGCCGTCGGCTGGGTTGTCATGGGCTACATGCTCGTCCTCATCCAGAACACCGAGACGCCAACGCAGAAGCTATGGAACCCATATGACATTCTCGGCATCTCCGAGTCGGCCACCGAGAAGCAGATCAAGAGCGCCTACAGGAAGCTGTCCCTCAAGTTCCACCCCGACAAGATCAAGCCTGATGCTTCCAAGAACGAGACCATGGACGATCTCAATGCCCGCTACGTCGAGATCACCAAGGCCCACCAGGCCTTGACCGACGAGGAGGTGCGCAACAACTATATCCAGTATGGTAACCCTGATGGCAAGCAGGGTTATAGCATCAACATTGCTTTGCCAAAGGCCATTGTGTCTAACGGCAATGGCAAGTATGTTGTGCTTCTGTACTCTGCGCTCTTTGGTATTCTGTTGCCATACCTGGTTGGGTCATGGTGGTACGGGACGCTTAGACGGTCCAAGGAGGGCGTTCTCATGGAGAGCGCCAACCGGCTGTTCAGGGAATACAAGGACAACATCGACGAGGGCGGCGTCATTGGCGCCCTCAGCACGGGTCAGGAATACGACGAGCTGTTCAGGGGCGACAAGGCCGATTCTGGCTTGTCCAAGGTTGAGTCCAGAATTCTTGCCGAGGGCGAGCTCTCTCCTCTCGCTGGCGGTCTTTctgtcaaggacaaggagaagttggaggatCTCGAAAGTGGCCCCCAACGCAAGGCCTTGGCTCTTCTCTGGGCCTACCTCGGACGCGTCGAGCTTGACGACCCCatcttggagaaggcgaagtTCGCCGTCGCCCCAATTGCCGAAGCTCTCAACAAGTCTTTTACCGCCATCTCTCTTGCCTACATGAACACGGCTCCTCTCCTGTCTTCATACTACGCCAGCCAGCTCCTCATTCAGGCTCTCCCACCAAAATCTTCgccccttctccagcttcctcactTTACTCCAGCGACTGTCAAGGCTGTCGATGGCGACTCCAAGGTTCACACCAACGTGCAGGACTTTATGGACAGGCCGGACGCTAAGCGCCGCAGCCTGGTTGTCGGCAAGGGTCTTCTTACTGATGAGCAATACCGCGAAGCCGTCTCTGTTGCTAAGCAGCTACCCTTCTTCCGCGTCGCCAAGGCATACTTCAAGGTTACTGGTGAAAAGTTTATtctcccctcttctctcgTCACACTCGTCGTCAAGGGCCGCTTCGTGCCACCAGGCAGCGAAAACGTGCCCGAAATTGAGCCATTGGATCTCGAGGATATCGACCCAGCCGAAGACGACCTTGACGCCATCCTCGGccgcaaggccaagaagcagattggcaaggacgagaagggTAAACCCATTTACGAGGAGACCCCTGACGAGCCCATCTCTGCGCCATTGGCTGCGTCCCCATACTTTGCGCGCGACCACTCTCCAAGGTGGCACGTTTTCCTCACAGACTCGAAGCAAGGCCGTGTGGCGGTGCCACCATTTACCTTTGCGCAGTTTGACAAGCCGATCTTTGAGGCGGATGGCAAGACGCCTACTTTTGCGATGCAGACCCTGAAGGCGCAGTTCCAGGCGCCACCACAGGCGGGGCACTACACTTTTGTGATGCATGTGGTTTGCGACAGCTATGTTGGGTTTGACACCAAGATGGAGGTGACGCtgattgtggaggaggcgagcaaggctgccgagatggagcaggtggtggaggatgagattaGCGAACCGGAAGAGG ATTCTCTGGCGGGTATCATGCACGCCGCCAAGGGTGGTGCGCCACCaaagcccaagaagaaggtggtgaaggagagcgacgaggaggacagcgacgaggagagcgggacggacgaggagagtgatgataCCAGTGATACGAACACGgacacggaggaggaggataatTAG
- the TIM9 gene encoding protein transporter tim9 (COG:U; EggNog:ENOG503P5N0; BUSCO:EOG09265L8N) has protein sequence MDGLTNSEQQILADRIQKRQMKQFMGIFGNLVDSCFTSCVDDFQSKALSGRETGCLSRCVSKWMATNERMGERFAELNAAEMERQQRGGR, from the exons ATGGACGG CCTCACAAACTCCGAACAGCAAATCCTCGCCGACCGCATCCAAAAGCGGCAGATGAAGCAGTTTATGGGC ATCTTCGGCAACCTAGTAGACTCCTGCTTCACCTCCTGCGTCGACGACTTCCAGTCCAAAGCCCTTTCCGGCCGCGAGACCGGCTGCCTGTCCCGCTGCGTCTCCAAGTGGATGGCGACCAACGAACGGATGGGCGAGCGGTTCGCCGAGCTGAATGCTGCTGAGATGGAGAGGCAGCAGAGGGGGGGTCGTTGA
- the SAC7 gene encoding GTPase activating protein (GAP) for Rho1p (COG:T; COG:Z; EggNog:ENOG503NVD5), which yields MTSAALPAPHPPVASQQQQQQPSQHHHQHQHHHQHTPSTPAAPTQLSSAVSPPSKRDLKSWWKGFKLPSKHQEANVLLQNIVLEEERRAVHLASANMSPPLPERPKRPEVPKLDAIARILTWRLRRFARGSCPKPLCRAGPKLIVADQARPQGIFGVPLRQSITYANVAISLVDEDGKSYIYGYVPIVVAKCGIFLKERATEIEGIFRLSGSEKRIKELKNIFDSPDRYGKGLVWDGYTVHDAANVLRRYLNDLPEPVVPLDLYEKFREPLRGATRPGAGEAEGPQFVETFDMDAAIRRYQQLITELPPLNRQLLLYILDLLAVFAAKSDQNRMNSQNLAAIFQPGMLSHPHHAMAPEEYRLNQLVIIFLIENQDHFLIGMQGTGLDEKTAQQVQNPKPPHTPNRKSGVHRSASTASAGAESVRKNGSIRRNKSTSSRRSMASNGAPSPASPAVATTPTGGLNRSNTVPSKKSPALQAGRFGNRGEAVVSPLTPVAPPTTAVIPPPAVLEEVATPEETEANTQLPPAPVPVPVPETTAPSGPRPEHLAVPLPNLAVPGQEKLLEPISPVPEVTTPSKERKLPILFQRIATSDGEGGKPNKLRKKRMPGSANPSAHSSQASLSHSAAASPNTETPNPLETISSGSKLAIPGDAPAEPKSETASDTTPQAPAPPAPQPTVADAETQHHTLLTPNDAENTLKSKKSPPTSLNSSFNESSDMDQVDELTAVTSEVTSPESGEKSQKKRWRLSRKKEDTGPSYPPLSSPRLLGTHSNAETSTTSIGSSGYKGRQSMTGDSLDRAIASGEVSSGEGGGSGGKDKISSWIKNKYREHKENVEQRRAKSPPGGERTVSIGSSLLSSSRGKSLDLKRAEEEGNNVAGSGGVPAPAPPPVVPPLPAAPQQGTNTEPQET from the exons ATGACGTCCGCCGCACTACCAGCACCACACCCGCCTGTTgcttcccagcagcagcagcagcagccctcccaacatcatcatcaacatcagcaccaccaccagcatacgccctccacccccgcggCTCCCACCCAGCTGTCATCTGCTGTTTCTCCGCCCAGCAAGCGTGATCTCAAGTCTTGGTGGAAAGGTTTCAAACTCCCTTCCAAGCACCAGGAAGCAAATG TCCTGCTCCAGAACATTGTGCTAGAAGAAGAGAGGCGAGCAGTTCATTTAGCAAGTGCAAACATGAGCCCGCCGCTGCCCGAGAGACCGAAGCGACCAGAGGTGCCCAAGTTGGATGCCATCGCCCGCATCCTAACCTGGCGCCTCAGGAGATTCGCGAGAGGATCGTGCCCAAAACCGTTGTGCCGAGCCGGACCGAAACTAATAGTCGCAGACCAAGCCCGTCCCCAAGGCATCTTTGGTGTTCCCCTCCGGCAGAGCATCACGTATGCCAACGTCGCCATCTCGCTCGTCGACGAGGACGGCAAGAGCTACATCTATGGTTATGTGCCGATCGTGGTAGCAAAATGTGGTATTTTCTTGAAGGAGAGAG CCACTGAAATTGAGGGCATCTTTCGCCTCAGCGGGTCTGAGAAGCGAatcaaggagctcaagaacaTCTTTGACTCGCCCGATAGGTACGGCAAAGGTCTCGTCTGGGACGGCTACACGGTTCACGACGCCGCCAATGTGCTTCGCCGATACCTGAACGATCTCCCCGAGCCGGTCGTGCCCCTGGATCTTTACGAGAAATTCCGGGAACCTCTGAGAGGGGCCACGAGGCCGGGCGCCGGTGAGGCCGAAGGGCCGCAATTCGTCGAGACGTTCGATATGGACGCCGCCATCAGGAGGTACCAACAGCTCATTACGGAATTACCGCCCCTCAACCGCCAGCTTCTGTTATACATCCTGGATTTGCTTGCGGTCTTTGCGGCCAAGTCGGACCAGAACAGGATGAATTCGCAGAATCTGGCTGCCATCTTTCAACCCGGCATGctttcccatcctcaccatgCGATGGCGCCTGAAGAGTACCGGCTGAACCAACTCGTCATCATTTTCCTCATCGAAAACCAGGATCATTTCCTCATTGGCATGCAAGGCACAGGATTGGACGAGAAGACGGCTCAGCAAGTGCAGAACCCCAAGCCTCCGCATACTCCCAACAGGAAGTCTGGGGTTCATCGGTCTGCTTCGACCGCGAGCGCCGGAGCCGAGAGTGTCCGAAAGAATGGGTCGATTCGTAGGAACAAGTCGACCTCTTCAAGACGTTCCATGGCCTCCAACGGCGCCCCGAGTCCTGCGAGCCCAGCTGTTGCCACCACCCCGACCGGTGGACTCAACAGGAGCAATACTGTCCCATCAAAGAAGTCCCCAGCACTGCAGGCTGGCAGGTTTGGTAATCGCGGGGAGGCAGTTGTCAGTCCACTGACGCCGGTGGCTCCTCCTACCACCGCAGTCATACCTCCCCCAGCGGTGCTAGAAGAAGTTGCTACGCCGGAAGAGACGGAAGCAAACACGCAATTACCGCCAGCGCCGGTACCGGTACCAGTACCGGAAACCACGGCACCAAGCGGGCCACGACCCGAACATCTAGCCGTCCCGCTACCAAACCTGGCTGTGCCAGGTCAGGAGAAGTTGCTCGAGCCCATCTCCCCTGTTCCTGAAGTCACGACACCATCCAAGGAACGGAAGCTGCCAATTTTGTTCCAACGGATTGCCACAAGCGACGGTGAAGGTGGAAAGCCAAACAAgctgaggaagaaaaggatgCCAGGTAGCGCCAACCCCAGCGCACACAGCTCACAAGCATCACTGTCGCACTCCGCAGCCGCGTCACCAAACACCGAAACACCCAATCCTCTGGAGACAATCTCTTCTGGGTCCAAGCTTGCCATTCCGGGAGATGCTCCAGCTGAGCCAAAGTCGGAAACAGCATCTGACACGACGCCACAGGCGCCAGCACCTCCAGCGCCTCAGCCTACGGTTGCCGATGCAGAAACTCAACACCACACTCTTTTGACGCCCAACGATGCAGAAAACACCTTGAAATCGAAAAAGTCCCCGCCGACGTCACTGAACAGCTCGTTCAACGAGAGCTCGGACATGGACCAGGTGGATGAGCTGACGGCTGTGACGTCAGAAGTGACCAGTCCTGAGTCGGGAGAAAAGAGCCAAAAGAAGAGATGGCGTCTGTCCCGGAAAAAGGAGGACACGGGCCCGTCTTACCCCCCGCTATCCTCTCCCCGGCTGCTCGGAACGCATTCCAACGCCGAAACCAGCACCACGTCGATCGGAAGCTCGGGTTACAAGGGGAGGCAGAGCATGACGGGCGACTCCCTCGATCGGGCCATTGCCAGCGGCGAAGTGTCTTCAGGCGAAGGCGGCGGAAGTGGTGGTAAAGATAAGATCTCGAGCTGGATCAAGAACAAGTACCGTGAGCACAAGGAGAATGTCGAGCAGCGCAGGGCCAAGTCGCCGCCTGGTGGCGAGAGGACGGTTTCGATTGGTTCCAGCCTTTTGTCGTCTTCGAGAGGGAAGAGTCTGGATCTTAAgcgggcagaggaggagggtaacAACGTGGCTGGCAGCGGCGGCGTCCCCgctccggctcctcctccggttGTTCCCCCGTTGCCGGCGGCACCACAGCAGGGTACGAATACGGAACCGCAAGAGACGTAG